The Hymenobacter sp. GOD-10R genome includes a window with the following:
- a CDS encoding TonB-dependent receptor, whose translation MHALTPKRLRKPFTFLLVTLGYFIAWSANAQTGSIQGHISTAAGQPAVGVSIGIKGTTIGSNSDSDGNYQLTQLKPGTYTLGVSMVGFRTQQRRVEVKTAESVTQNFTLELSSEQLSEVVVEGQQANKFARKSSEYVGKMPLTNLENPQVYATVGKELLTEQLVFSVDDATRNVPGLQKMWEATGRGGDGGAFYASRGFVVSSQLRNGVAGNVTSDIDAINLEKLEVIKGPSATLFGSSLTSYGGLLNRVTKKPYDNVGGEVTMAAGSYGFHRVSADVNLVDENAPADQPKTLAFRLNTAYTYEDNFQNVGYTGFNKNLAVAPSLQFRPNDRLTVNLDAEIYKGTGVGKQLVFFYYPSAQLGFDRADKSPLDYRQSYLGPGLIQDSRSTNLFGQVQYRISPSFTSTTYLTSSHSFSNGAGPYFYLMPGPAGAASDTLVRADQSTGNSRRQIWEAQQLFNGDFQLGSLRNRVVLGLDFLRVDSNVNFLGGNFDKVVLNQPNNGYSSFNGPALAAQYAASPPAHYLVTTKSNTYSAFVSDVLNLTDQLSVLAALRLDHFDNKGGTYYGPNMAYSQTALSPKFGLVYQPVKDRVSMFANYQNSFKNPTDGTYIDVNRQIQTAKVEHANQWEAGVKLDAANGKVSATVSYYDIQVKDLLRTTPVPETAPGANDGIPNAQTQNGTQLSRGAELNLTANPVAGLNIVGGFAYNFSKWQNASEIENGRRPNLASSPYLANAWVSYRQPEGILKGLGAGFGGNYASENRIQNTAINVFTLPSYTVLNASAFYDQPHYRIALKVDNLTDKHYWIGYTTMTPQKLRSIVGSVSYKF comes from the coding sequence ATGCACGCTCTTACTCCTAAGCGGCTGAGAAAGCCGTTCACCTTTTTACTTGTTACGCTAGGATACTTTATAGCGTGGTCTGCCAACGCGCAAACCGGTTCCATTCAAGGACACATTAGCACAGCCGCTGGACAACCAGCAGTTGGTGTATCGATAGGAATAAAAGGAACTACTATCGGCAGCAACAGCGATAGTGATGGCAACTACCAGCTCACGCAACTCAAGCCGGGCACCTACACGCTAGGGGTGAGCATGGTGGGCTTCAGAACGCAACAGCGGCGCGTAGAGGTAAAAACAGCTGAAAGCGTGACGCAGAACTTCACGCTTGAACTCAGTAGCGAGCAGCTTAGTGAAGTCGTAGTAGAAGGGCAACAGGCAAATAAATTTGCCCGTAAATCGAGTGAATATGTGGGTAAAATGCCGCTCACGAACCTTGAAAACCCCCAGGTGTATGCTACAGTGGGGAAAGAACTCCTGACGGAGCAGCTTGTGTTTTCGGTAGACGATGCAACCCGCAACGTACCGGGTTTGCAAAAAATGTGGGAAGCCACCGGGCGTGGTGGCGACGGGGGCGCGTTCTACGCCAGCCGTGGCTTTGTGGTGTCGAGCCAATTGCGCAACGGTGTGGCAGGCAACGTAACCAGCGACATTGACGCCATCAACCTGGAAAAGCTAGAAGTTATTAAAGGCCCTTCAGCAACGCTGTTTGGCAGCTCACTGACCTCGTACGGAGGCTTGCTCAACCGCGTGACGAAGAAGCCATATGATAACGTGGGGGGTGAAGTTACTATGGCCGCCGGTAGCTATGGCTTCCACCGTGTGAGCGCCGACGTGAACTTGGTGGATGAGAATGCCCCGGCTGACCAGCCTAAGACGCTAGCCTTCCGCCTCAATACAGCTTATACCTACGAAGATAACTTTCAGAACGTCGGCTACACGGGCTTCAACAAGAACCTAGCAGTTGCGCCGAGCTTGCAGTTTCGCCCTAACGATCGACTGACCGTCAACCTAGACGCCGAGATTTATAAGGGTACTGGCGTAGGTAAGCAGCTTGTTTTCTTCTACTATCCCTCAGCCCAATTAGGCTTCGACCGCGCCGACAAATCACCGCTCGACTATCGACAGTCGTACCTAGGTCCGGGCTTGATACAGGACTCGCGTAGCACCAACCTATTTGGGCAGGTACAGTACCGCATTTCGCCTAGCTTCACTTCGACTACTTACCTAACCTCTAGCCACAGCTTCTCCAACGGAGCCGGTCCCTACTTCTACCTCATGCCTGGTCCGGCTGGGGCGGCGTCTGATACCCTGGTGCGCGCCGATCAATCAACGGGCAATAGCCGTCGACAGATTTGGGAAGCTCAGCAGCTTTTCAACGGCGACTTCCAGCTTGGTTCGTTGCGCAACCGCGTGGTGCTAGGTCTCGATTTCCTGCGCGTCGATTCTAATGTGAACTTCTTGGGAGGCAACTTTGATAAGGTGGTGCTGAACCAGCCCAACAACGGGTATAGTAGTTTTAATGGCCCGGCCTTGGCTGCGCAGTACGCGGCCTCTCCCCCGGCGCACTACTTGGTCACGACCAAGTCGAATACCTATAGCGCCTTCGTGTCGGATGTGCTGAACCTGACCGACCAACTCAGCGTGCTAGCGGCCCTGCGCCTCGACCATTTCGACAACAAAGGCGGCACCTACTATGGTCCCAACATGGCGTACTCGCAGACGGCATTGTCACCGAAGTTTGGCTTAGTGTATCAGCCGGTAAAAGACCGAGTATCGATGTTTGCCAACTATCAGAATAGCTTCAAAAATCCTACTGATGGTACCTACATCGATGTAAACCGTCAGATACAGACCGCCAAGGTGGAGCATGCAAACCAATGGGAAGCGGGCGTAAAGCTAGATGCTGCTAACGGCAAGGTAAGTGCCACCGTGAGCTACTACGACATACAGGTAAAAGACTTACTACGCACCACCCCAGTGCCAGAAACCGCCCCTGGTGCCAACGATGGTATTCCGAATGCCCAGACGCAAAACGGCACGCAGCTCAGCCGAGGTGCTGAGCTTAACTTGACCGCTAACCCCGTAGCAGGCCTCAACATTGTGGGAGGATTTGCCTACAACTTCTCCAAATGGCAGAACGCCAGCGAAATTGAGAATGGTCGACGGCCTAACCTAGCTTCTTCGCCTTACCTAGCTAACGCTTGGGTAAGCTACCGCCAACCCGAAGGCATCTTGAAGGGACTAGGCGCAGGCTTTGGTGGCAACTACGCCAGCGAAAACCGGATTCAGAACACGGCAATCAACGTGTTTACGCTGCCGAGTTATACTGTACTGAATGCTAGCGCTTTTTACGATCAACCGCACTATCGCATCGCGCTCAAGGTTGACAACTTAACGGATAAGCACTACTGGATTGGTTATACAACCATGACCCCGCAAAAGCTACGTAGCATCGTGGGTAGCGTAAGTTATAAGTTCTAA